From one Trifolium pratense cultivar HEN17-A07 linkage group LG1, ARS_RC_1.1, whole genome shotgun sequence genomic stretch:
- the LOC123921324 gene encoding serine/threonine-protein kinase ATR-like yields the protein MARENLTSLLHELRERITSSSSSSTPNNPTDDTDALELSFRAVLPNLLHSFVLPSSSGNDREVIAVVKLITRTSINFPGVYYHGKATAILPIIARLLPFFAEPLFRSCHGVFFQAIGSLLSLLRSGARDSYRQFFVDSMFLIEDVLHAASLSVSGSSRVMIKCFSECFSGIEDLPPTNKSIDGYGLLIDLSGKSRLQPFATWILKLISKCLTEGTLYVEGLIHASFVSSACSLLCYGDSDLHMACFDFVHIIATVTDYELIPHQNLIRSIVTILNLDKEGLPCFRNTTYDSSLGVCLNTLHSSCPEDIVKLTAADLVGVFFRSLWRTKSQQLKVALCSAYVRIAQVCPPHVWKPEHLISALCHPEPCLPLIECFQVAVSTLGPHHFGGIQGNNRNVALLSNENKSIESIRHGQKRSIQDMDNLKIKRQKLNEEIDFTDASIEVELKYSCIVICQTVEEYANHMNKSLLSFVQSLNASAVGSGSLRPDIALSALSILCVAFSIYPESDLSVRIFQQMLAWLSWIAEQAKQGNSITVDISTYLEGIHSVLLLKSASFKENNPLQDGNCHADLMLVVLKLPWTHSLLVIDNQLPWKTKCLSLQVLSKLGPSLSSKVVLEVLDLGLHDEAEEVRTEAAITMPVMVLWSGLDISPPVFKRMEYLRTDKEVKKLLPICLGLLSCLYGCRRAVSGLPTNKCNLFLKRKSERSSWAIEHLIQGFSCSKCDKKIIRNHNEWHPPIIVRSDMCGADAQVSLDSSFMQLQSLFFNLLFDESSEDVQISCVKVIRRILAHGAPDILLNKRLEWIKCLKYLLTCRSKELRDAFCGHISSFVDDHILSLIFAGDADKSKEQIFLDTVKHGMIDTDSLHILETLMECTAEIMVSVDIGSQLFLSALILLVDKLDSNHVTVKMNASRLIYRSCYFHLKGGLELILSKNAHIRNELYDYLSERLASRPGLVSEFAEAVFGVETKELVKKMIPSVLPKLVVAQQYSSQAVNTLNELAKCVNPPPNPPPNPPVNPVALLIVDWLPKVLAFALHQTDDQQLLSALQFYHAHFGFDRREIYIAALPSLLDELVCFTDDSDSDEISKRLARVPQMIKDIAKVLTGAEDLPVFLRKDFVRLLNIINRKMLRSDDFLLRKQALNRIEMLIRMMGSNLNTYVPKLMVLLLHAVGKESLQMEGLSVLHFFIKQLAKVSPSSIKHIISQVFASLLPFLERDKENPSIHLDKVVKILEELVFKNRVILKQHISEFPPLPSIPALVQVNQEIEDARGTMALKDQLRDVVDGLNHENLNVRYMVACELRKLLNLRWKDITDLITAEVGSDLDVLSSLITSLLRGCAEESRTAVGQRLKLVCADCLGALGAVDPAKVKGFSCQRFKIQCSDDDLIFELIHKHLARAFRSAPDTGIQDSAALAIQELLKFAGCEASLDENASTKIRTTNGGNEMNNRGQKLWDRFSNYVKEIIAPCLTSKFQLPNVADSTSAGPIYDPSMSFRRWIFFWIKKLTLHATGSRASIFNACRGIVRHDMQTAIYLLPYLVLSAVCHGTQEGRHSIAQEILSVLDAAASENSGASVHGFSGGQSEVCIQSVFTLLDNLGQWVDDVEQELALSLSQSSVSKQQKSKDQSSVSLTDQDQLIVQCKYVSELLSAIPKVTLARASFRCQAYARSLMYFESHVREKSGSFNPAAERSGIFEDEDVSHLMEIYSCLDEPDGLSGLSCLSKSLRLQDQLLINKKAGNWADVLTSCEQALQMEPTSVQRHSDVLNCLLNMCHLQAMVTHVDGLVSRIPQYKKAWCMQGVQAAWRLGRWDLMDEYLSGAEDDSLVCSSSESNASFDLNVAKILQAMMKRDHFSVDEKIALTKMSLIASLAAAGMDSYTRAYPFVVKLHFLRELEDFHTLLGDDSFLEKSFHLDDPAFSKLVDNWENRLRITQSSIWAREPLLAFRRLIFGASGLGAQVGNCWLQYSKLCRLAGHYETANRAILEAQASGAPNIHMENAKLLWSTRRSDGAIAVLQQSLLNMPVEVLGAAAISSITSLSLVPLNPPPIVCESQAPNENRDIAKTLLLYSRWTHYTGQKQKEDILSLYTRVRELQPKWEKGYFYTAKYCDEVLVDARKRQEENVELGPRLVPSNLNNERSWWSYLPEVLLFYAKGLHRGHKNLFRALPRLLTLWFDFGSMYLRSGSSKKDLKTVHSKLVSVMSSCLKDLPKYHWLTVLPQLVSRICHQNADIVKLVKTIITSVLHQYPQQGLWIMAAVSKSTVPSRREAAAEIIQLARKGFSPGSNENILFGQFASLIDHLIKLCFHAGQSRARTINLSTEFSALKRMMPLGIIMPIQQSLTVNLPAYDGNLGDSLMSNIFSATDLPTISGIADEAEILSSLQRPKKIILLGSDGLERPFLCKPKDDLRKDARMMEFTATINRLLSKYPESRRRKLYIRTFAVVPLTEDCGLVEWVPHTRGLRQILQDIYITCGKFDRQKTNPQIKRIYDQCQGKMPEDVMLKDKILPMFPPIFHKWFLTTFSEPAAWFRARVAYAHTTAVWSMVGHIVGLGDRHGENILFDSTSGDCVHVDFSCLFDKGLQLEKPELVPFRLTQNMIDGLGITGYEGIFLRVCEITLSVLRTHRETLMSVLETFIHDPLVEWTKTHKSSGVEVQNPHAQRAISNIEARLEGVVVGVGAAPSLPLAVEGQARRLIAEAVSHKNLGKMYVWWMPWF from the exons ATGGCAAGGGAAAACCTAACTAGCTTATTGCACGAACTTCGAGAACGCATaacatcttcttcatcttcctccaCTCCAAACAACCCTACCGACGACACCGACGCTTTGGAACTCAGTTTCCGAGCCGTTCTCCCCAATCTTCTCCATTCTTTCGTCCTTCCTTCTTCCTCCG GAAACGATAGAGAAGTCATTGCGGTTGTGAAACTCATCACTCGTACATCGATAAACTTTCCCGGAGTGTATTATCACGGCAAAGCAACCGCTATTTTACCAATCATTGCTCGTTTACTTCCTTTTTTCGCTGAGCCTCTTTTTCG gtcTTGTCATGGTGTTTTCTTTCAAGCTATTGGTTCGCTTTTATCATTGCTTCGCTCCGGTGCTCGAGATTCTTATAGACAGTTCTTTGTTGATTCCATGTTCCTAATTGAAG ATGTTTTACACGCGGCTTCACTCAGTGTGAGTGGATCCTCTAGGGTGATGATTAAGTGTTTTTCTGAGTGCTTCTCTGGAATTGAAGATCTTCCACCAACCAATAAATCAATTGATGGTTATGGTTTATTGATTGACCTGAGTGGCAAAAGCAGGTTGCAACCTTTTGCAACTTGGATTTTGAAGCTTATCAGTAAATGTCTAACTGAAGGAACACTCTATGTTGAAGGATTGATCCATGCTTCCTTTGTCTCTTCCGCGTGTTCTCTTTTATGCTATGGGGATTCTGATCTGCATATG GCATGCTTTGACTTTGTACACATCATTGCAACGGTGACAGACTATGAACTAATTCCTCATCAGAATTTAATCCGCTCAATAGTTACTATCTTGAATTTGGACAAGGAGGGGCTTCCTTGTTTCAG AAACACGACTTATGATTCATCGTTGGGTGTTTGCCTCAATACACTCCACTCTAGCTGTCCAGAAGATATCGTTAAATTAACGGCTGCTGATTTAGTTGGTGTATTCTTTCGATCACTATGGAGAACCAAAAGCCAGCAACTTAAG GTGGCACTATGCAGTGCTTATGTTAGAATTGCTCAAGTTTGCCCCCCTCATGTGTGGAAGCCAGAGCATCTCATATCTGCACTCTGTCATCCGGAACCATGTTTGCCTTTGATAGAGTGCTTTCAAGTAGCTGTATCTACTCTTGGTCCACATCATTTTGGGGGAATCCAAGGAAACAATAGGAATGTAGcccttttatcaaatgaaaacAAGTCAATTGAAAGCATTAGGCATGGACAAAAGAGGTCCATTCAGGATATGGATAATCTTAAGATCAAACgccaaaaattaaatgaagaaatTGATTTTACAGATGCCAGTATTGAGGTGGAACTCAAATATAGTTGTATAGTTATTTGCCAAACAGTAGAAGAGTATGCTAACCATATGAATAAATCTCTCTTATCATTTGTTCAATCATTAAATGCATCGGCTGTTGGATCCGGTTCTTTGAGGCCAGATATTGCTTTATCTGCACTTAGCATTCTATGCGTTGCCTTCTCTATTTATCCAGAGAGTGATCTGTCTGTCAGAATCTTTCAGCAAATGCTTGCATGGCTTTCGTGGATAGCTGAGCAG GCAAAACAAGGAAATTCGATTACTGTAGATATTTCCACCTACCTAGAAGGAATTCATAGCGTACTGCTTTTGAAAA GTGCCTCTTTCAAAGAGAACAACCCATTACAAGATGGGAATTGCCATGCGGACCTTATGCTTGTTGTGCTTAAACTTCCCTGGACTCATTCGCTCCTTGTTATTGATAATCAATTGCCATGGAAAACTAAATGCCTCTCTCTTCAAGTATTATCGAAGTTAGGTCCAAGCTTGAGCAGTAAAGTTGTTCTTGAAGTTTTAGATTTGGGTCTTCATGATGAAGCTGAAGAAGTCAGGACTGAAGCAGCTATTACTATGCCAGTTATGGTTTTGTGGTCTGGTCTTGATATATCACCTCCCGTCTTTAAAAGGATGGA GTACTTAAGAACAGATAAAGAGGTGAAGAAACTTCTTCCTATATGTCTTGGCCTATTGTCATGCCTTTATGGATGTAGACGAGCTGTATCTGGTCTGCCAACGAACAAATGCAACTTATTTCTAAAGAGGAAAAGTGAAAGATCGAGTTGGGCGATAGAACATTTAATTCAAGGTTTCAGTTGTTCAAAATgcgataaaaaaattattcgcAATCACAATGAGTGGCATCCTCCAATCATTGTACGATCTGATATGTGTGGAGCAGATGCACAAGTTAGTTTGGACTCTAGTTTCATGCAGCTgcaatctttattttttaatcttctTTTTGATGAATCATCAGAGGATGTCCAGATTTCCTGTGTGAAAGTTATTCGTCGCATCCTTGCACATGGTGCCCCCGATATTCTGCTCAATAAAAGGCTTGAATGGATAAAATGTCTAAAATATCTATTGACTTGTAGGAGCAAGGAATTAAGAGATGCATTTTGCGGTCATATTAGTTCCTTTGTGGATGACCATATTTTGAGTTTAATATTTGCTGGAGATGCAGACAAAAGCAAGGagcaaatttttttggatacagTTAAACATGGCATGATAGACACTGATAGTCTACATATTTTGGAGACTTTAATGGAATGTACAGCAGAAATAATGGTTTCTGTTGATATAGGTAGCCAACTGTTCTTATCTGCTCTTATACTGTTGGTTGATAAGCTTGATAGCAACCATGTGACTGTGAAAATGAATGCGTCAAGATTAATATACAGATCTTGTTATTTCCATCTTAAAGGAGGTCTTGAACTAATTCTTTCTAAAAATGCTCATATTCGTAATGAACTGTATGATTATCTCTCTGAGAGACTTGCCAGCCGCCCGGGCTTAGTGAGTGAGTTTGCAGAAGCTGTTTTTGGTGTTGAGACTAAAGAACTTGTCAAGAAAATGATTCCTTCTGTTCTCCCAAAGCTTGTGGTGGCTCAGCAGTATAGTAGTCAAGCTGTTAACACCTTAAATGAGTTGGCCAAGTGTGTGAACCCTCCACCAAATCCTCCACCAAACCCTCCAGTAAACCCTGTGGCACTTCTGATAGTTGATTGGCTGCCAAAAGTGCTTGCTTTTGCTCTTCATCAAACTGATGACCAACAGCTACTTTCTGCTCTGCAGTTTTACCATGCACATTTTGGTTTTGACAGGAGGGAAATATATATAGCTGCTTTACCGTCTCTTCTAGATGAACTTGTATGTTTTACAGATGATAGTGATTCAGATGAGATAAGCAAAAG ATTAGCTAGAGTACCTCAGATGATTAAAGACATTGCTAAAGTTCTTACCGGTGCAGAAGATCTTCCAGTCTTTTTGAGGAAAGATTTTGTTCGCCTTCTTAACATCATAAACAGAAAAATGCTCCGTTCTGATGATTTTTTGCTTCGTAAGCAAGCATTAAACCGAATTGAGATGCTGATTAGAATGATGGGTTCTAATCTTAATACGTATGTGCCAAAACTGATGGTGCTTCTCTTGCATGCTGTTGGTAAAGAATCACTGCAAATGGAGGGGCTGTCTGTCTTGCATTTTTTCATAAAGCAATTAGCTAAAGTTTCACCATCTAGCATTAAGCATATAATTTCTCAAGTTTTTGCTTCTCTTCTTCCCTTCTTGGAAAGAGACAAAGAAAATCCCTCAATACATTTGGACAAAGTGGTAAAAATTCTAGAAGAACTTGTTTTTAAGAATAGGGTTATCCTAAAGCAGCATATATCCGAGTTCCCCCCACTGCCCAGTATACCTGCATTGGTGCAAGTGAACCAAGAAATTGAGGATGCTCGTGGGACAATGGCTTTGAAAGATCAACTACGAGACGTGGTTGATGGTTTAAATCACGAGAACTTAAATGTGAGGTACATGGTAGCATGTGAACTTCGCAAGCTTCTGAACTTGAGATGGAAGGATATTACAGATCTAATCACCGCCGAAGTTGGTTCAGACTTGGATGTTTTGAGTTCTCTGATCACATCGTTATTAAGAGGATGTGCAGAAGAATCAAGGACCGCAGTTGGGCAGCGGTTGAAGTTGGTCTGTGCTGATTGTCTTGGAGCCCTTGGTGCTGTTGACCCTGCTAAGGTAAAAGGTTTCTCATGTCAACGTTTCAAAATTCAATGCTCTGATGATGACCTCATATTTGAGCTGATCCACAAACATCTAGCTCGGGCATTTAGATCTGCACCTGATACTGGTATTCAAGACTCTGCTGCATTAGCTATACAGGAGTTGCTAAAGTTTGCTGGTTGTGAGGCGTCACTGGATGAGAATGCTTCAACTAAGATCAGGACTACCAATGGTGGTAACGAGATGAATAATAGGGGCCAGAAATTATGGGATAGGTTTTCTAATTATGTGAAAGAGATAATAGCCCCATGTTTAACATCTAAGTTTCAGCTTCCTAATGTAGCGGACTCAACCTCTGCTGGCCCTATTTACGACCCATCTATGTCATTTAGAAGATGGATTTTCTTTTGGATAAAAAAACTGACCTTGCATGCCACTGGATCTCGTGCAAGCATCTTTAATGCTTGTCGCGGTATTGTACGCCATGATATGCAAACAGCAATATATTTGCTTCCCTACCTGGTTCTTAGTGCGGTCTGTCATGGCACTCAGGAGGGACGCCACAGCATAGCACAGGAAATCCTATCTGTTCTTGATGCGGCTGCATCAGAGAACAGCGGAGCTTCAGTTCATGGATTTAGTGGTGGTCAAAGTGAAGTTTGTATTCAATCCGTGTTCACTCTACTTGATAATCTTGGACAGTGGGTTGATGATGTTGAGCAAGAACTTGCTCTTTCCCTTTCTCAATCATCTGTTTCTAAACAACAAAAGTCAAAGGATCAAAGTTCAGTTTCCTTGACAGACCAGGACCAACTCATTGTACAATGTAAATATGTTTCAGAGCTTCTATCTGCGATTCCAAAGGTGACTCTTGCCAGGGCTTCCTTTAGGTGTCAGGCTTATGCAAGGTCGTTGATGTACTTTGAGTCCCATGTAAGGGAAAAGTCTGGCTCTTTCAACCCTGCTGCTGAGAGGAGTGGTAtctttgaagatgaagatgtttcACATCTTATGGAAATATACAGCTGTTTGGATGAGCCTGATGGACTATCTGGCTTGTCATGTTTAAGTAAATCTTTGAGGTTACAAGATCAGctattaataaacaaaaaggCTGGGAATTGGGCTGATGTTTTAACTTCTTGTGAACAAGCTTTGCAGATGGAACCAACCTCAGTTCAGAGGCATTCAGATGTCCTTAACTGTTTACTAAACATGTGCCACCTTCAGGCCATGGTCACTCATGTTGATGGTTTAGTTTCTAGGATTCCTCAGTACAAGAAAGCATGGTGCATGCAAGGTGTTCAGGCTGCCTGGAGGCTTGGAAGGTGGGATTTGATGGATGAGTACCTTAGTGGAGCTGAAGATGACAGTTTAGTTTGCAGTAGTTCAGAAAGTAATGCTTCATTTGACTTGAATGTCGCAAAGATTCTCCAGGCAATGATGAAGAGGGACCACTTCTCAGTTGACGAGAAAATTGCTTTAACCAAGATGTCACTAATTGCTTCCCTAGCTGCTGCAGGAATGGATTCTTACACGCGGGCCTACCCATTTGTTGTAAAACTTCACTTTCTACGGGAATTGGAGGACTTCCATACTCTTCTGGGAGATGACTCTTTCTTAGAAAAATCATTTCATTTAGATGATCCAGCTTTCTCTAAATTAGTTGACAACTGGGAGAATCGACTTCGCATTACACAATCATCAATCTGGGCTAGGGAGCCACTATTGGCTTTCAGGAGATTGATTTTTGGTGCAAGTGGTCTTGGTGCTCAAGTTGGCAACTGCTGGCTTCAATATTCAAAACTATGTCGCTTGGCTGGTCATTATGAAACAGCCAACAGAGCAATTTTAGAAGCCCAGGCCTCCGGTGCACCTAACATCCACATGGAAAATGCAAAACTACTTTGGAGCACCCGTCGGTCTGATGGTGCCATAGCAGTGCTGCAACAGTCTCTCTTGAACATGCCTGTTGAGGTCTTAGGCGCTGCTGCAATTTCATCTATTACTAGCCTTTCCCTTGTACCACTTAATCCCCCACCTATTGTTTGTGAAAGTCAAGCTCCAAATGAGAACAGAGACATTGCAAAGACCCTTCTTCTGTACTCAAGGTGGACGCATTACACTGGGCAGAAACAGAAGGAAGACATATTAAGTCTTTATACCAGGGTGAGGGAACTGCAGCCTAAATGGGAGAAAGGGTACTTCTATACGGCCAAGTATTGTGATGAAGTGCTTGTTGATGCCAGGAAACGCCAGGAGGAGAATGTTGAACTTGGCCCTAGACTAGTTCCTTCAAACTTAAATAATGAGAGGAGTTGGTGGTCTTATCTTCCTGAAGTGCTGTTATTCTATGCAAAGGGACTTCACAGGGGACACAAGAATCTATTTCGGGCACTTCCAAGGTTATTAACCCTATGGTTTGACTTTGGAAGCATGTATCTAAGAAGTGGTTCGTCCAAAAAGGATTTAAAGACTGTGCATTCGAAG CTAGTGAGTGTTATGAGTAGCTGTTTGAAGGATTTACCAAAGTACCATTGGTTGACAGTGCTACCTCAATTGGTTTCAAGAATTTGCCATCAAAATGCCGATATTGTTAAGCTAGTCAAAACTATCATTACCTCTGTTCTCCACCAGTACCCACAACAGGGCCTATGGATTATGGCTGCAGTTTCAAAATCCACTGTTCCTTCAAGGCGCGAAGCAGCAGCTGAAATCATACAACTTGCACGTAAAGGTTTTAGCCCAGGAAGTAATGAGAACATTTTGTTTGGTCAATTTGCTAGCCTGATTGATCATTTGATCAAGTTATGTTTCCATGCCGGCCAGTCAAGAGCAAGGACAATTAATCTCTCAACTGAATTTAGTGCTCTAAAGAGGATGATGCCCCTGGGAATTATAATGCCAATTCAGCAATCTCTTACTGTAAATCTTCCAGCATATGATGGGAATCTGGGGGATTCACTTATGTCTAATATATTTTCTGCCACAGATCTTCCTACTATATCAGGCATTGCTGACGAGGCTGAAATTCTATCATCTCTTCAGCGGCCTAAGAAA ATCATTCTACTGGGCAGTGACGGCCTTGAGCGCCCGTTTCTCTGCAAACCCAAGGATGACCTACGCAAAGATGCTCGCATGATGGAGTTCACAGCAACGATTAACAGACTGCTTTCCAAATATCCTGAAAGTCGTAGAAGGAAGTTATATATTCGCACATTTGCTGTGGTTCCTCTGACTGAGGACTGTGGTCTGGTAGAGTGGGTACCCCACACTCGTGGGCTTCGACAAATTCTTCAAGACATATATATTACTTGTGGAAAGTTTGATCGTCAGAAAACAAATCCTCAAATTAAGCGAATTTATGATCAATGCCAAGGTAAAATGCCAGAGGATGTGATGCTGAAGGACAAAATTCTTCCGATGTTTCCTCCTATTTTTCACAAATGGTTCTTGACAACATTTTCTGAGCCTGCTGCGTGGTTCAGGGCACGTGTTGCATATGCTCACACGACTGCTGTTTGGTCCATGGTTGGGCATATTGTGGGTCTGGGTGACCGGCACGGTGAAAACATTCTTTTTGATTCTACCAGCGGTGATTGTGTTCATGTTGATTTCAGTTGCTTATTTGACAAAGGTTTGCAATTGGAGAAACCCGAGCTTGTTCCTTTCAGGCTTACACAG AACATGATTGATGGCTTAGGCATCACTGGATACGAGGGCATCTTCTTGAGGGTTTGCGAAATAACACTTTCTGTATTGAGGACACACAGGGAGACTCTCATGAGCGTGCTTGAAACTTTTATCCACGATCCTCTCGTAGAATGGACAAAAACTCACAAGTCTAGTGGCGTAGAAGTTCAGAATCCGCACGCACAG CGAGCCATAAGTAATATTGAGGCCAGGTTAGAAGGTGTGGTTGTTGGTGTTGGAGCTGCACCGTCATTACCTCTAGCTGTAGAAGGCCAAGCTCGTAGGCTAATTGCTGAAGCAGTCTCTCACAAGAATCTAGGGAAGATGTATGTATGGTGGATGCCTTGGTTTTGA
- the LOC123897388 gene encoding pentatricopeptide repeat-containing protein At2g17033: MTFQLQIQQCPLLLPPPQLRNSNSNSNSNSSIRCTLTKQGQRFLTKLTTTNTNTDNLIKKFVQSSPKSVLLSTLTHLISPNNNNNLSSLALPLYTRITESPWYTWNPTIIADLITLLHKHQLYTESQTLISEAISKLNNRERELVQFYSKLLESHSKRASQTGFDSAYFSLNNLLHTSSSLYVKRRAYESMVSGLCAMDKPREAENLIQDFKHGGHNKIQIQPSGFEFKSILYGYGRLGLFHDLLRVVDQMEKNGFVIDTVCYNMVLSSFGIHGEYVEMVSWLRRMRNSGVPFSIRTYNSVSNSCPTIMGKVVELNDFALSIDELLNVGLEGGEAMVVKELLSCSAIFDEVMVWDSKEVKLDLHGFHLGSAYLVMLLWLEEIQKRLLNASNYEIPAEITVVCGVGKHSNVRGESPVKVLVKEMMTKMKGPLRIDRKNNGCFIAKGKTVKIWLCELRKPQFH; the protein is encoded by the exons ATGACATTTCAACTCCAAATTCAACAAtgtcctcttcttcttcctcctcctcaACTACGTAACAGTAACAGTAACAGTAACAGTAACAGTAGTATTCGCTGCACACTTACAAAACAAGGCCAACGATTTCTCACTAAActcaccaccaccaacaccaaCACCGATAACCTCATCAAAAAATTCGTTCAATCTTCCCCCAAATCCGTACTCCTATCCACTCTCACTCACCTCATCTctcccaacaacaacaacaacctctcTTCTCTCGCTCTTCCC CTATACACAAGAATCACCGAATCACCATGGTACACGTGGAACCCAACCATCATCGCCGATCTCATCACCCTCCTCCACAAACACCAACTCTACACCGAATCCCAAACCCTAATTTCAGAAGCAATTTCAAAACTCAACAACAGAGAACGTGAACTTGTTCAATTCTACTCCAAACTCTTGGAATCACACTCCAAACGCGCTTCTCAAACTGGATTCGATTCAGCTTATTTCTCCCTCAATAACTTACTTCACACTTCTTCATCACTTTATGTTAAACGCAGAGCTTATGAATCCATGGTTAGTGGATTGTGTGCAATGGATAAGCCACGTGAGGCTGAGAATTTGATTCAGGATTTTAAACATGGTGGTCACAACAAGATTCAAATTCAACCTTCTGGTTTTGAATTTAAGTCTATTTTGTATGGATATGGAAGATTAGGGTTGTTTCATGATTTACTCAGAGTTGTTGATCAAATGGAGAAAAATGGGTTTGTTATTGATACTGTTTGTTACAACATGGTTCTTTCGAGTTTTGGAATTCATGGGGAGTATGTGGAAATGGTTTCTTGGCTTAGAAGGATGAGGAATTCCGGTGTTCCGTTCTCTATCAGAACTTATAATTCGGTTTCGAATTCTTGTCCGACGATTATGGGGAAGGTGGTGGAGTTGAATGATTTCGCATTGTCGATTGATGAGTTGTTAAATGTGGGGTTGGAAGGTGGGGAAGCTATGGTGGTTAAGGAGTTGCTTTCGTGTTCTGCGATTTTCGATGAGGTAATGGTGTGGGATTCTAAAGAGGTTAAGTTGGATTTGCATGGATTTCATTTGGGTTCAGCTTATTTGGTTATGTTACTTTGGTTGGAGGAGATACAAAAGAGGTTGTTGAATGCTTCTAATTATGAGATTCCTGCTGAAATCACTGTGGTTTGTGGGGTAGGAAAGCATAGCAATGTGAGGGGAGAATCGCCGGTTAAAGTATTGGTTAAAGAGATGATGACGAAGATGAAAGGTCCACTAAGGATCGATAGGAAGAACAACGGCTGCTTTATCGCTAAAGGTAAAACTGTTAAAATTTGGTTATGTGAATTGAGGAAGCCACAATttcattga